In the genome of Oncorhynchus mykiss isolate Arlee chromosome 18, USDA_OmykA_1.1, whole genome shotgun sequence, one region contains:
- the LOC110496582 gene encoding oxysterol-binding protein-related protein 3 isoform X5 gives MTTISWEIIEGLKGNPGNIQEPEKQEGFLLKRRKWPMKGWQKRYFLLEKGILKYSKRGAELKKGKLHGCIDVGLSVMSIKKKTKAIDLDTNDNIYHLKVKSDKSQEMKSQQLFDDWVSKLRHHRVFRQNEIAMYPHERLLFHPSSHLSPNPNDSMRQRHSSLAKQASVVQQAKVSAWLHSSEDMAKCCRDLEECESYLLELNLLLKSMEVLHRTYSAPAISLMASTYDIPKKEKRGPRKWRSKNCNKDTKKDIIATLQVPGCVSPPASPHLHTSHPNLSTAEANIQEAFAFLDSPDSPTDANRLQEDFCRLANNIHSTLRSAYSSLSAERDRVRHTIDLKAPPPAQVMGLKTDYGSVSKDLPDGSRPLVHQVSNESRASIPESMSEFFDAQEYQLTSSSSENEASDDDSYISDVSDSVSIDNGYSNERGSERHDSAGSGGSSVQVARRRTTLPSPQPSSSSVSLWNILKNNIGKDLSKVAMPVQLNEPLNTLQRLCEEVEYSELLDTANHTQDPYQRMVYVATFAVSAYASSYHRAGSKPFNPVLGETYECDRPDKGFRFIAEQVSHHPPVSACHCDSNNFTFWQDVQWKNKFWGKSMEIVRIGTTHVTLPAFGDHYEWNKVTSCIHNILSGQRWIEHYGEMSIKNTSSDACQCKVTFVKARSWSSTVNEIEGMVTDTGGRVIHTFFGKWHEGVYQGVPPSAICIWRANPMPVDQDQYYGFTQFAVELNELDAALKPLLPPTDTRFRLDQRCLEEGNIEGAEEQKRRIEELQRGRRKVLEENNVTHKPRFFKKSKDDTWLSANIYWEQRKNPRFSREDFPVLW, from the exons AAACAGGAGGGCTTCCTACTCAAGAGGAGGAAATGGCCCATGAAAGGATGGCAAAAG AGATACTTCTTGCTGGAGAAAGGCATTCTGAAGTACTCAAAGCGTGGAGCTGAA CTGAAGAAGGGCAAGCTGCATGGCTGCATTGATGTGGGGCTGTCTGTCATGTCAATCAAGAAGAAAACCAAAGCCATAGATCTGGACACCAACGACAACATTTATCACCTCAAG GTGAAGTCTGACAAGTCTCAGGAAATGAAGTCACAGCAGCTGTTTGATGATTGGGTGTCGAAGCTGCGGCATCACCGCGTCTTCCGTCAAAACGAGATTGCGATGTACCCCCACGAGAGGCTTCTGTTCCACCCCTCCTCACACCTCTCTCCCAACCCCAACGACTCCATGAGACAG CGCCACTCCAGTCTAGCTAAGCAGGCGTCAGTTGTCCAGCAGGCTAAGGTCAGTGCCTGGCTCCACTCCTCCGAAGACATGGCCAAGTGCTGCAGAG ATTTAGAGGAGTGTGAGTCTTACCTGTTGGAACTCAACCTGTTACTGAAGAGTATGGAGGTTCTCCACCGCACTTACTCTGCCCCTGCCATCAGCCTCATG GCCTCAACATACGACATCCCcaagaaggagaagaggggtcCCAGGAAGTGGCGTTCAAAAAATTGCAACAAAGATACCAAAAAAGATATCATAGCCACACTACAG GTTCCTGGCTGTGTCTCCCCACCTGCCTCTCCTCATCTCCATACCTCCCACCCAAACCTCTCTACTGCTGAAGCCAACATCCAGGAGGCCTTTGCTTTCCTGGACTCCCCAGACTCACCTACTGATGCCAACCGCCTCCAGGAGGACTTCTGCAGACTCGCTAACAACA ttCACTCCACTCTGCGGTCAGCCTATAGTTCTCtgtcagcagagagagacagagtgagacacacTATTGACCTGAAGGCCCCTCCTCCAGCACAGGTCATGGGCCTCAAGACCGACTATGGCTCAGTGAGTAag GATCTCCCAGATGGATCCCGCCCCCTTGTCCACCAGGTGTCCAATGAGAGTCGAGCGTCCATCCCTGAGTCCATGTCCGAGTTCTTTGATGCTCAGGAGTACCAGCTGACCTCCAGCTCCTCTGAGAACGAG GCCTCTGATGATGACTCGTATATCAGCGACGTCAGTGACAGCGTTTCCATAGACAATGGCTACAGCAatgagagaggaagcgagagacaTGACTCAG caggCTCAGGAGGAAGTAGTGTTCAGGTGGCCCGCAGGCGGactaccctcccctcccctcagcccAGCAGCAGCAGTGTCAGTCTATGGAACATCCTCAAGAACAACATAGGGAAGGACCTGTCCAAGGTAGCCATGCCTGTTCAGCTCAACGAGCCTCTAAACACACTGCAGAGGCTGTGTGAGGAGGTGGAGTACTCTGAGCTGCTGGATACAGCGAACCACACACAGGACCCGTACCAGAGAATG GTGTATGTGGCGACGTTTGCGGTGTCTGCGTACGCCTCCAGTTACCACCGGGCAGGAAGTAAACCCTTTAACCCCGTCCTAGGAGAGACCTACGAGTGTGACAGACCTGACAAGGGCTTCCGGTTCATAGCAGAACAG GTGAGCCATCACCCACCTGTGTCAGCATGTCACTGTGACTCTAACAACTTCACTTTTTGGCAAG aTGTCCAGTGGAAGAATAAGTTCTGGGGGAAATCCATGGAGATTGTTCGCATTGGAACCACTCATGTGACCCTGCCAGC GTTTGGGGACCACTATGAGTGGAACAAGGTAACTTCCTGCATCCACAACATCCTGAGTGGCCAGCGCTGGATAGAACACTACGGAGAGATGTCAATCAAAAACACCAGCAGTGACGCCTGCCAGTGTAAAGTGACTTTCGTCAAG GCGAGATCGTGGAGCTCAACGGTTAACGAGATAGAGGGCATGGTCACGGACACAGGGGGGCGTGTCATCCACACCTTCTTTGGCAAATGGCATGAGGGCGTGTACCAAGGAGTCCCACCTTCTGCTATCTGCATCTGGAGAGCAA accccATGCCTGTGGACCAGGACCAGTACTACGGCTTCACTCAGTTTGCTGTAGAGCTGAATGAGCTTGACGCTGCCCTGAAGCCCCTCCTACCCCCCACAGACACACGCTTCCGTCTCGACCAGAG GTGTTTGGAAGAAGGGAACATTGAGGGGGCTGAGGAGCAGAAACGGAGGATAGAGGAGctccagagggggaggaggaaagtcCTGGAGGAGAACAATGTGACACACAAACCACGCTTCTTCAA GAAATCAAAGGATGACACGTGGCTGAGCGCTAATATATACTGGGAGCAGCGGAAGAACCCCAGGTTCAGCAGAGAGGACTTCCCTGTGCTGTGGTGA